From Rutidosis leptorrhynchoides isolate AG116_Rl617_1_P2 chromosome 3, CSIRO_AGI_Rlap_v1, whole genome shotgun sequence, a single genomic window includes:
- the LOC139896951 gene encoding F-box/FBD/LRR-repeat protein At1g13570-like isoform X1, translating to MMKTRRRSSDRISSLPQNIIEAILTLMPIRDAIRTSILSKKWRYYWTTMPELVFDHNLVQSILGGEIWLKYKLVNAIFHVLLIHRGQATLKFELDVNKLGMTTELDQIIFSLSRRSNVKCLIIDTSDSFYKLPASFFLIQGLESLKLLNCDFEPPLTINGFKKLRNMSFYNVQVSSEVLQHFLSSCPLLEKIVLGGYEEEYVEENSFTFVQLFQCVPLVHTLDISKYYMKYLVAGGMPNKLPTLLHLKDVSLDVCLREQDIISSVLCIIRSSPNLEALFFLMYDNENLPTQESSIKFVDLQDDLSLTLDHLTYFEIADFSNISFEMEFVKLILGKAPLLKIARIVLKDNVSVDEQVIILTDMIRLPFPRASPSAQLIVERSKTEDS from the exons ATGATGAAAACTCGTCGTCGAAGTTCGGATAGAATCAGCTCCCTTCCTCAAAACATAATCGAAGCAATTTTAACTCTTATGCCAATCCGAGATGCAATTAGAACGAGCATTTTGTCAAAGAAATGGAGATATTATTGGACAACTATGCCCGAACTTGTATTTGATCACAATCTGGTTCAATCGATACTTGGTGGCGAAATTTGGTTGAAATATAAGCTTGTCAATGCGATCTTCCATGTTTTGTTAATACACCGTGGTCAGGCGACACTAAAGTTTGAGCTTGATGTCAACAAATTGGGCATGACAACCGAGTTAGACCAGATCATATTTTCTCTTTCAAGGAGAAGTAATGTGAAATGTTTGATCATTGATACTTCAGATTCCTTCTACAAACTACCCGCATCGTTCTTTTTGATACAAGGATTAGAATCTTTAAAGCTATTAAATTGTGATTTTGAACCTCCATTGACAATTAATGGATTTAAGAAGTTGAGGAACATGTCCTTCTATAATGTTCAAGTTTCTTCTGAAGTGCTGCAACATTTCCTCTCGAGTTGCCCACTACTTGAAAAAATCGTTTTG GGTGGTTATGAAGAAGAATATGTAGAAGAAAACTCCTTTACATTTGTACAACTTTTTCAGTGTGTGCCTTTAGTTCATACTTTAGATATCTCAAAGTATTACATGAAG TATTTGGTTGCAGGTGGTATGCCAAATAAGCTTCCAACTTTGCTTCACCTTAAAGATGTTAGTTTGGATGTGTGCCTAAGGGAACAAGATATCATTTCATCCGTCCTTTGTATAATCAGGAGCTCCCCAAATCTAGAGGCACTTTTCTTTCTG ATGTATGATAATGAGAATTTGCCGACTCAGGAAAGTTCCATTAAGTTTGTTGATCTCCAAGACGACTTGAGTTTGACCTTGGATCATCTTACGTATTTTGAGATAGCAGATTTTAGTAACATTTCGTTTGAAATGGAATTTGTGAAACTGATCTTGGGTAAGGCGCCTTTACTGAAAATTGCACGAATTGTGCTTAAGGACAATGTTTCTGTTGACGAACAAGTGATAATTCTTACCGATATGATTCGTCTTCCATTTCCACGTGCATCACCTTCAGCACAATTAATTGTTGAACGCTCAAAAACTGAAGATTCTTAA
- the LOC139896951 gene encoding F-box/FBD/LRR-repeat protein At1g13570-like isoform X3 encodes MPIRDAIRTSILSKKWRYYWTTMPELVFDHNLVQSILGGEIWLKYKLVNAIFHVLLIHRGQATLKFELDVNKLGMTTELDQIIFSLSRRSNVKCLIIDTSDSFYKLPASFFLIQGLESLKLLNCDFEPPLTINGFKKLRNMSFYNVQVSSEVLQHFLSSCPLLEKIVLGGYEEEYVEENSFTFVQLFQCVPLVHTLDISKYYMKYLVAGGMPNKLPTLLHLKDVSLDVCLREQDIISSVLCIIRSSPNLEALFFLMYDNENLPTQESSIKFVDLQDDLSLTLDHLTYFEIADFSNISFEMEFVKLILGKAPLLKIARIVLKDNVSVDEQVIILTDMIRLPFPRASPSAQLIVERSKTEDS; translated from the exons ATGCCAATCCGAGATGCAATTAGAACGAGCATTTTGTCAAAGAAATGGAGATATTATTGGACAACTATGCCCGAACTTGTATTTGATCACAATCTGGTTCAATCGATACTTGGTGGCGAAATTTGGTTGAAATATAAGCTTGTCAATGCGATCTTCCATGTTTTGTTAATACACCGTGGTCAGGCGACACTAAAGTTTGAGCTTGATGTCAACAAATTGGGCATGACAACCGAGTTAGACCAGATCATATTTTCTCTTTCAAGGAGAAGTAATGTGAAATGTTTGATCATTGATACTTCAGATTCCTTCTACAAACTACCCGCATCGTTCTTTTTGATACAAGGATTAGAATCTTTAAAGCTATTAAATTGTGATTTTGAACCTCCATTGACAATTAATGGATTTAAGAAGTTGAGGAACATGTCCTTCTATAATGTTCAAGTTTCTTCTGAAGTGCTGCAACATTTCCTCTCGAGTTGCCCACTACTTGAAAAAATCGTTTTG GGTGGTTATGAAGAAGAATATGTAGAAGAAAACTCCTTTACATTTGTACAACTTTTTCAGTGTGTGCCTTTAGTTCATACTTTAGATATCTCAAAGTATTACATGAAG TATTTGGTTGCAGGTGGTATGCCAAATAAGCTTCCAACTTTGCTTCACCTTAAAGATGTTAGTTTGGATGTGTGCCTAAGGGAACAAGATATCATTTCATCCGTCCTTTGTATAATCAGGAGCTCCCCAAATCTAGAGGCACTTTTCTTTCTG ATGTATGATAATGAGAATTTGCCGACTCAGGAAAGTTCCATTAAGTTTGTTGATCTCCAAGACGACTTGAGTTTGACCTTGGATCATCTTACGTATTTTGAGATAGCAGATTTTAGTAACATTTCGTTTGAAATGGAATTTGTGAAACTGATCTTGGGTAAGGCGCCTTTACTGAAAATTGCACGAATTGTGCTTAAGGACAATGTTTCTGTTGACGAACAAGTGATAATTCTTACCGATATGATTCGTCTTCCATTTCCACGTGCATCACCTTCAGCACAATTAATTGTTGAACGCTCAAAAACTGAAGATTCTTAA
- the LOC139896951 gene encoding F-box/FBD/LRR-repeat protein At1g13570-like isoform X2: MMKTRRRSSDRISSLPQNIIEAILTLMPIRDAIRTSILSKKWRYYWTTMPELVFDHNLVQSILGGEIWLKYKLVNAIFHVLLIHRGQATLKFELDVNKLGMTTELDQIIFSLSRRSNVKCLIIDTSDSFYKLPASFFLIQGLESLKLLNCDFEPPLTINGFKKLRNMSFYNVQVSSEVLQHFLSSCPLLEKIVLGGYEEEYVEENSFTFVQLFQCVPLVHTLDISKYYMKYLVAGGMPNKLPTLLHLKDVSLDVCLREQDIISSVLCIIRSSPNLEALFFLESSIKFVDLQDDLSLTLDHLTYFEIADFSNISFEMEFVKLILGKAPLLKIARIVLKDNVSVDEQVIILTDMIRLPFPRASPSAQLIVERSKTEDS; encoded by the exons ATGATGAAAACTCGTCGTCGAAGTTCGGATAGAATCAGCTCCCTTCCTCAAAACATAATCGAAGCAATTTTAACTCTTATGCCAATCCGAGATGCAATTAGAACGAGCATTTTGTCAAAGAAATGGAGATATTATTGGACAACTATGCCCGAACTTGTATTTGATCACAATCTGGTTCAATCGATACTTGGTGGCGAAATTTGGTTGAAATATAAGCTTGTCAATGCGATCTTCCATGTTTTGTTAATACACCGTGGTCAGGCGACACTAAAGTTTGAGCTTGATGTCAACAAATTGGGCATGACAACCGAGTTAGACCAGATCATATTTTCTCTTTCAAGGAGAAGTAATGTGAAATGTTTGATCATTGATACTTCAGATTCCTTCTACAAACTACCCGCATCGTTCTTTTTGATACAAGGATTAGAATCTTTAAAGCTATTAAATTGTGATTTTGAACCTCCATTGACAATTAATGGATTTAAGAAGTTGAGGAACATGTCCTTCTATAATGTTCAAGTTTCTTCTGAAGTGCTGCAACATTTCCTCTCGAGTTGCCCACTACTTGAAAAAATCGTTTTG GGTGGTTATGAAGAAGAATATGTAGAAGAAAACTCCTTTACATTTGTACAACTTTTTCAGTGTGTGCCTTTAGTTCATACTTTAGATATCTCAAAGTATTACATGAAG TATTTGGTTGCAGGTGGTATGCCAAATAAGCTTCCAACTTTGCTTCACCTTAAAGATGTTAGTTTGGATGTGTGCCTAAGGGAACAAGATATCATTTCATCCGTCCTTTGTATAATCAGGAGCTCCCCAAATCTAGAGGCACTTTTCTTTCTG GAAAGTTCCATTAAGTTTGTTGATCTCCAAGACGACTTGAGTTTGACCTTGGATCATCTTACGTATTTTGAGATAGCAGATTTTAGTAACATTTCGTTTGAAATGGAATTTGTGAAACTGATCTTGGGTAAGGCGCCTTTACTGAAAATTGCACGAATTGTGCTTAAGGACAATGTTTCTGTTGACGAACAAGTGATAATTCTTACCGATATGATTCGTCTTCCATTTCCACGTGCATCACCTTCAGCACAATTAATTGTTGAACGCTCAAAAACTGAAGATTCTTAA